Proteins encoded by one window of Haematobia irritans isolate KBUSLIRL chromosome 2, ASM5000362v1, whole genome shotgun sequence:
- the LOC142224163 gene encoding uncharacterized protein LOC142224163, protein MEIMENFWLIVLLLALVGCSDVWACTEKVSTVKHRVTLVTMRKYPEQCESYECRTGLNPFVLRPVKETYTEMEEVCCEGYERQSKSASCLPKCIDCKGGRCIRPDICLCPNGYNNMANSSVCEPTCSPPCINGECTEPDVCTCDEGYDFIQGSSNECEPQCFKDIDCTNGHCDSNNKCICNEGYRKDEQQKRCVPVCEEPCENAMCTAPNQCTCWFGYSLRLGSISKCDPVCASGCTNGICKSPEVCACKEGYANFGNIESQGCIPVCKEKCVNAFCTAPNQCTCFEGHAYRNRSRSICEPTCPKDCENGFCSEPGKCECHEGYEKVEPHRCAPICRESCVNGYCSAPDTCKCHEGYIYSDVHEKVCEPFCAKGCRNGNCTAPNICTCNPGYQPLLFYHCIPICRKPCIHGTCTAPDTCRCFMGHKANPNNPNVCDPVCNFDCEHGKCIAPGTCSCDPGYEKKWVTGKCEPHCPQKCVNSICAPGGICRCYAGHKLREGSKSICDPVCLPSCINSNCVEPNTCECWDGYEETKHSNLCVAHCRPYCENGMCVAPNKCQCHEGYRVVNASTPHSCHAVCQETCINAECQKPNKCVCLEGYRFMANSTVECEPVCEQSCTNGMCVAPNTCSCKSGFVARINPDTGYNECVGFCNEWNCRGGTCSSSTTCECPTGLVYNVLRGMCVTELAEKERLFNGGVPVSRWTIATVAIILFAVCVLALIMVFREIGHRRVHDKQQVRLIENPSFGVLLPNDRLTNGDHVEEETSDTTQELNS, encoded by the exons ATGgaaataatggaaaatttttggttgaTTGTGCTATTGCTTGCCCTCGTGGGATGTAGTGATGTTTGGGCTTGTACTGAAAAAGTTTC AACTGTCAAACATCGAGTTACCTTGGTCACAATGCGTAAATATCCAGAACAATGTGAAAGCTATGAATGTCGTACCGGTCTAAATCCGTTTGTTTTGAGACCAGTTAAAGAAACCTATACCGAAATGGAGGAAGTCTGCTGTGAGGGCTATGAACGACAATCTAAATCAGC ATCATGCCTTCCGAAGTGTATCGATTGTAAAGGAGGCCGCTGCATACGTCCCGATATTTGTCTCTGTCCTAATGGCTACAACAACATGGCAAATTCAAGCGTTTGTGAACCTACTTGCTCGCCACCTTGCATTAATGGCGAATGTACAGAGCCCGATGTGTGTACCTGTGATGAGGGCTATGACTTTATACAAGGCAGTAGCAATGAATGTGAGCCGCAATGCTTCAAGGATATCGATTGCACCAATGGTCATTGTGATAGCAATAACAAATGTATCTGCAATGAGGGTTATCGAAAGGACGAGCAACAGAAACGTTGTGTGCCCGTGTGCGAGGAGCCTTGTGAAAATGCTATGTGTACGGCTCCAAATCAATGTACATGCTGGTTTGGTTATAGTCTGCGCTTGGGATCGATTAGTAAATGTGATCCGGTTTGTGCCAGTGGTTGTACGAATGGTATATGCAAATCGCCCGAAGTATGTGCTTGCAAAGAAGGCTATGCGAATTTCGGGAATATAGAATCTCAAGGTTGTATACCCGTGTGCAAGGAGAAATGTGTGAATGCTTTTTGTACGGCACCGAATCAGTGTACCTGCTTTGAGGGCCATGCCTATCGCAATAGATCGAGGAGTATCTGTGAGCCCACTTGTCCCAAAGATTGTGAGAATGGTTTTTGCAGTGAACCTGGCAAGTGTGAATGCCATGAAGGCTATGAGAAAGTCGAGCCCCATCGTTGTGCTCCCATTTGCCGGGAGAGTTGTGTCAATGGCTATTGTTCGGCTCCGGATACATGCAAATGCCATGAGGGCTACATCTACAGTGATGTCCATGAGAAGGTCTGTGAACCGTTCTGTGCCAAAGGATGTAGGAATGGCAATTGCACTGCCCCAAACATATGCACCTGTAATCCTGGTTACCAGCCCTTGCTATTCTATCACTGCATTCCCATATGCCGCAAACCCTGTATTCATGGAACTTGTACAGCTCCCGACACCTGTCGTTGTTTCATGGGCCACAAGGCCAATCCCAATAATCCCAATGTCTGCGATCCCGTATGTAATTTTGATTGTGAACATGGAAAGTGTATAGCTCCTGGCACGTGCAGCTGTGATCCAGGCTATGAAAAGAAATGGGTGACGGGCAAATGTGAACCCCATTGTCCACAGAAATGTGTGAATAGTATTTGTGCCCCGGGCGGTATATGCCGTTGTTATGCGGGTCACAAACTTCGGGAAGGTTCCAAATCCATTTGTGATCCTGTCTGTCTGCCCTCGTGTATCAATAGCAATTGTGTGGAACCGAATACCTGTGAATGTTGGGATGGCTATGAGGAGACCAAACACTCCAATCTATGTGTGGCCCATTGTAGACCGTATTGTGAGAATGGCATGTGTGTGGCCCCTAACAAGTGCCAATGTCATGAAGGCTATCGTGTGGTCAATGCCAGTACTCCCCATAGCTGTCACGCTGTTTGCCAAGAGACCTGTATAAATGCCGAATGTCAAAAACCCAACAAATGTGTCTGCTTAGAAGGTTATCGCTTTATGGCCAATAGCACAGTAGAGTGTGAACCCGTGTGTGAACAATCATGCACAAATGGCATGTGTGTGGCCCCCAATACATGCAGTTGTAAATCGGGCTTTGTGGCGCGCATTAATCCCGACACGGGCTATAATGAATGTGTGGGCTTCTGTAATGAATGGAATTGCCGTGGCGGTACCTGCAGTTCTTCGACCACATGTGAATGTCCCACGGGTTTAGTTTATAATGTCCTGCGGGGAATGTGTGTCACTGAATTGGCTGAAAAGGAGAGACTATTTAATGG TGGAGTTCCCGTATCACGTTGGACCATAGCTACAGTGGCCATAATTCTTTTTGCTGTTTGTGTATTGGCTCTAATCATGGTATTCCGAGAGATAGGACATAGACGAGTACACGATAAACAGCAAGTGCGATTAATTGAAAATCCTTCATTTGGAGTCTTATTACCAAACGATCGATTGACAAATGGCGACCACGTGGAAGAAGAAACTTCCGATACCACACAAGAATTGAATAGTTGA